TTTCGGGTCTCTTCCCGGAACTCCTCCGGAATCTGAGTATAGATCCGGCGATGGGCGTAGCCATGGGAAGCCACTTCATGGCCGCGCTCATGGATGGTCCGCACCAGTTTGGGCTGCCGTTCCCCTACCCATCCAAGAATAAAGAATGTAGCCTTAGTTTTATGCTCATCCAGCAAGTCCAGAATACGACACGTATTCCGTTCGACACGGCTTTCCAGACGGTCCCAGTGCTCAAACCGGACAACCGATTCGAAGGCCGAGACCTGATAATAATCCTCTACGTCAATGGTCAATGAATTTAACATGCGAATTTTAGACGGGCTACCGCCATTCCGGTGAAATTCCGGTTCGAAGAACTCCTAAAGATCAAGGCCTTATCGCTATATACACACTGTGCCGAAGGATCTAAGACACGTTCCTGATGGCCAGGTTACAAATTCGAGACCTGCGCCAAATCGACTATCAGCCGGGTCTGACCGGACAACACCTGTAACAAAACCATGGCGCGCTGGCGATCACTGAGCTCCCGCTCGAACACTGCTTCCAAGCCCTCGAACGCTCCGGCCTGAATGCGGACCGTCTGTCCGGGTCGGAATATGGGTCCCTGCAGAGCGGTGCCGTCCTCCTTGAGCCGCGATTTAATGGATTCGATGATTGATTCATCCACCATGGCCGGAACAGGCC
This region of Nitrospiria bacterium genomic DNA includes:
- a CDS encoding transcription termination/antitermination NusG family protein; amino-acid sequence: MNWYAIHTQPHQETLSESSLQRLGIEIFFPRLQQRKIIRRVARTITAPLFPGYLFARFNMDTNFRAVNYARGVRRIVSFGPVPAMVDESIIESIKSRLKEDGTALQGPIFRPGQTVRIQAGAFEGLEAVFERELSDRQRAMVLLQVLSGQTRLIVDLAQVSNL